A stretch of Arthrobacter sp. NEB 688 DNA encodes these proteins:
- a CDS encoding metal ABC transporter permease yields the protein MSEMLALDFMRQAFVAALLAGIAAPLVGTFLVQRRMSLIGDGMGHVALAGVAVGILTGSQPVLTALVAAVLAGIAIELIRASGRTSGDVALAVMFYGGIALGVVLIARSSASNPSNLTAYLFGAILTTSGGDLVLLAALTVAVLVVTTVLRQRFFAVANDEEYARSAGLPVLAYNLVLAVLTALTVVVSMRIVGLLLISALMIVPNATAQLLARSFGASVRWAVLVGVVSSVGGVAVSYEAGTPSGGTIVLVAIGLFLAVTVATALLERARRAAHRRAERHDHEHGPRCGHDAVEHDDHVDYLHDGHRHAVHGGHYDEHGHHHAPEHDRPQEAGTR from the coding sequence GTGAGCGAGATGCTCGCCCTCGACTTCATGCGCCAGGCGTTCGTCGCCGCCCTGCTCGCCGGGATCGCGGCGCCGCTCGTCGGCACCTTCCTCGTCCAGCGCCGGATGTCGCTCATCGGCGACGGGATGGGCCACGTCGCGCTCGCCGGTGTCGCCGTCGGCATCCTCACCGGCTCGCAGCCGGTGCTCACCGCCCTCGTCGCGGCCGTGCTCGCCGGCATCGCCATCGAGCTGATCCGCGCCAGCGGCCGCACGAGCGGCGACGTCGCCCTCGCGGTGATGTTCTACGGCGGCATCGCGCTCGGCGTCGTGCTCATCGCCCGATCGTCCGCGAGCAACCCCTCGAACCTCACCGCCTACCTCTTCGGGGCCATCCTCACGACGAGCGGCGGCGACCTCGTCCTGCTCGCCGCCCTCACGGTCGCCGTGCTCGTCGTGACGACCGTGCTGCGGCAGCGCTTCTTCGCGGTCGCCAACGACGAGGAGTACGCGCGCTCGGCCGGCCTGCCGGTGCTCGCCTACAACCTGGTGCTCGCGGTGCTCACGGCGCTGACGGTCGTCGTCTCGATGCGCATCGTCGGCCTCCTGCTCATCAGCGCGCTGATGATCGTCCCCAACGCGACGGCCCAGCTGCTGGCCCGCAGCTTCGGGGCGAGCGTGCGCTGGGCGGTGCTCGTCGGCGTCGTGTCGAGCGTCGGCGGCGTCGCGGTGTCGTACGAGGCGGGCACCCCGTCCGGCGGCACCATCGTCCTCGTCGCCATCGGCCTCTTCCTCGCCGTCACCGTCGCCACGGCGCTGCTCGAGCGCGCCCGCCGGGCCGCGCACCGGCGCGCCGAGCGACACGACCACGAGCACGGGCCCCGCTGCGGGCACGACGCCGTCGAGCACGACGACCACGTCGACTACCTCCACGACGGGCACCGGCACGCCGTCCACGGGGGCCACTACGACGAGCACGGCCACCACCACGCACCCGAGCACGACCGGCCGCAGGAGGCAGGGACCCGATGA
- a CDS encoding metal ABC transporter substrate-binding protein: MKRALATLAAAPLLVLAGCGSSDSGTGGGDAALEVSAAFYPLQWVSQQVGGDLVDVRSLTKPGAEPHDLELTPKDVGELAQSDVVLYLKGFQPAVDDAVASQAKDAGFEVSVDADLSLTASEEGHDHAGESADEHADHAHEGSQDPHFWLDPVRFEKVATAVGERFATADPEHAATYRANAVKVVEQLKTLDGEFRTGLAQCASKELVTGHAAFAYLAQRYGLSQEGIAGISPDAEPDAATLRDLAAHIEEHGVKTVYSETLVSPALADTLARETGATVQVLDPLEGITDASKGTDYLEVMRSNLATLEKGQQCR, encoded by the coding sequence ATGAAGCGCGCTCTCGCCACCCTCGCCGCCGCCCCACTCCTCGTGCTCGCCGGATGCGGGAGCAGTGACTCCGGCACGGGCGGCGGTGACGCCGCGCTCGAGGTGTCGGCGGCCTTCTACCCCCTGCAGTGGGTCTCGCAGCAGGTCGGGGGCGACCTCGTCGACGTCCGCTCGCTCACCAAGCCGGGCGCCGAGCCGCACGACCTCGAGCTGACCCCGAAGGACGTCGGGGAGCTCGCACAGTCCGACGTCGTCCTCTACCTGAAGGGCTTCCAGCCGGCCGTCGACGACGCCGTCGCGAGCCAGGCGAAGGACGCCGGCTTCGAGGTCTCGGTGGACGCCGACCTCAGCCTCACCGCGAGCGAGGAGGGCCACGACCACGCGGGCGAGAGCGCCGACGAGCACGCCGACCACGCGCACGAGGGCAGCCAGGACCCGCACTTCTGGCTCGACCCGGTGCGCTTCGAGAAGGTCGCCACGGCCGTCGGCGAACGCTTCGCCACGGCCGACCCCGAGCACGCCGCCACCTACCGCGCCAACGCCGTCAAGGTCGTCGAGCAGCTGAAGACCCTCGACGGCGAGTTCCGCACCGGCCTCGCGCAGTGCGCGAGCAAGGAGCTCGTCACCGGGCACGCCGCCTTCGCCTACCTCGCCCAGCGCTACGGCCTCTCGCAGGAGGGCATCGCGGGCATCTCGCCCGACGCCGAGCCGGACGCCGCGACCCTGCGCGACCTCGCCGCGCACATCGAGGAGCACGGCGTGAAGACCGTCTACAGCGAGACCCTCGTCTCCCCCGCCCTCGCCGACACCCTCGCCCGCGAGACCGGCGCCACGGTGCAGGTCCTCGACCCCCTCGAGGGGATCACGGACGCCTCGAAGGGCACGGACTACCTTGAGGTGATGCGCAGCAACCTCGCGACCCTCGAGAAGGGCCAGCAGTGCCGGTGA
- a CDS encoding DUF6703 family protein, translated as MSTLRESFERASLPALRRLDALPRALPFLLVLVLVVAGVLLPSPGWLLIGVVVLLLAWILALAWPRLSTAERLMRLSVVAIMVAILLTQAFPRS; from the coding sequence GTGTCGACCCTCCGCGAGTCCTTCGAGCGGGCGAGCCTGCCCGCGCTGCGCCGGCTGGACGCCCTGCCCCGGGCGCTCCCGTTCCTCCTCGTGCTCGTGCTCGTCGTCGCCGGCGTCCTCCTGCCGTCGCCGGGCTGGCTGCTCATCGGCGTCGTCGTCCTGCTGCTGGCCTGGATCCTCGCCCTCGCCTGGCCGCGGCTGTCGACCGCCGAGCGGCTCATGCGCCTGTCCGTCGTCGCGATCATGGTCGCGATCCTCCTGACCCAGGCCTTCCCCCGCTCCTGA
- a CDS encoding isoprenyl transferase, whose product MPRHVAVVMDGNGRWANQRGLARTKGHEAGEAALLDVVAGAIEVGVTHLSAYAFSTENWKRSPDEVRFLMGFNRDVIRRRRDQLHAWGVRMRWVGRRPRLWGSVIKELETAQEMTQHNTGLTLYFCVNYGGRAEIGDAVQRIAEDVARGRLTARSVDERTVARYLPEPDMPDVDLFVRSSGEQRTSNFLLWQSAYAEMVFQDRLWPDYDRRDLWAAVESYVDRERRYGGAVDAPGAPGTPAG is encoded by the coding sequence ATGCCGCGCCACGTCGCCGTCGTCATGGACGGCAACGGCCGCTGGGCCAACCAGCGCGGGCTCGCGCGCACCAAGGGTCACGAGGCCGGCGAGGCCGCGCTCCTCGACGTCGTGGCGGGCGCCATCGAGGTCGGGGTCACGCACCTGTCGGCGTACGCCTTCAGCACCGAGAACTGGAAGCGCAGCCCCGACGAGGTCCGCTTCCTCATGGGCTTCAACCGCGACGTCATCCGACGTCGGCGCGACCAGCTGCACGCCTGGGGCGTGCGGATGCGCTGGGTCGGCCGCCGCCCCCGCCTGTGGGGCTCGGTCATCAAGGAGCTCGAGACCGCGCAGGAGATGACGCAGCACAACACCGGTCTCACGCTGTACTTCTGCGTCAACTACGGCGGCCGCGCCGAGATCGGCGACGCCGTGCAGCGCATCGCCGAGGACGTCGCCCGCGGCCGGCTCACGGCGCGCAGCGTCGACGAGCGCACGGTCGCGCGCTACCTCCCCGAGCCCGACATGCCCGACGTCGACCTCTTCGTGCGCAGCTCCGGGGAGCAGCGCACGAGCAACTTCCTCCTGTGGCAGAGCGCCTACGCCGAGATGGTCTTCCAGGACCGGCTGTGGCCCGACTACGACCGGCGCGACCTCTGGGCCGCGGTCGAGTCCTACGTCGACCGCGAGCGCCGGTACGGCGGCGCCGTCGACGCCCCGGGCGCGCCCGGCACCCCGGCCGGCTGA
- a CDS encoding transcriptional repressor — protein MTEQTQAARRPTRQRAAIAEALTGTVEFRSAQEIHSSMAGDGTRVGLATVYRNLQAMAADGEVDVIRTADGEAVYRSCATDDHHHHVVCRSCGLAVEVTGDAVERWAEAVAAEHGFTQVRHTVEIDGLCAQCAARR, from the coding sequence ATGACCGAGCAGACGCAGGCCGCCCGCCGGCCCACCCGGCAGCGCGCGGCCATCGCCGAGGCCCTCACCGGCACCGTCGAGTTCCGCTCGGCGCAGGAGATCCACTCCTCGATGGCCGGCGACGGCACCCGGGTCGGGCTGGCGACCGTCTACCGCAACCTCCAGGCGATGGCCGCCGACGGCGAGGTCGACGTCATCCGCACCGCCGACGGCGAGGCGGTCTACCGCTCGTGCGCGACCGACGACCACCACCACCACGTCGTGTGCCGCTCGTGCGGCCTGGCCGTCGAGGTCACCGGCGACGCCGTCGAGCGGTGGGCCGAGGCCGTCGCCGCCGAGCACGGCTTCACGCAGGTGCGCCACACCGTCGAGATCGACGGCCTCTGCGCGCAGTGCGCCGCCCGCCGCTGA
- a CDS encoding metal ABC transporter ATP-binding protein produces the protein MSDAPLIDLRSAAFGYADRTVVSGVDLAVHPGEVVALLGPNGSGKSTLVRGLLGLTEHQGGEVRLLGVPREQLHDHTRIGYVPQRHSLSATVRATVAEIVAVGRLPHRPWWKPAGRTDREVVAASIAAVGLADRADEEVASLSGGQQRRVLIARALAGRPDLLVMDEPTAGVDRASQDALADTLRTLAADGTSMLIVTHELDALRDVVTRIVCMDDGHLDFDGTPPEYAAHLAAHAPGGDHHHHDHAPVRPAPVGGPFDAPREVHP, from the coding sequence GTGAGCGACGCCCCCCTCATCGACCTGCGGTCGGCGGCCTTCGGGTACGCCGACCGCACGGTCGTCTCCGGCGTCGACCTCGCCGTCCACCCGGGCGAGGTCGTCGCGCTGCTCGGGCCCAACGGCTCGGGCAAGTCGACCCTCGTCCGCGGTCTGCTCGGGCTGACCGAGCACCAGGGCGGCGAGGTCCGCCTGCTCGGGGTGCCGCGCGAGCAGCTGCACGACCACACGCGCATCGGCTACGTGCCGCAGCGCCACTCGCTGTCGGCCACCGTGCGCGCCACCGTCGCCGAGATCGTCGCCGTCGGGCGGCTGCCGCACCGCCCGTGGTGGAAGCCGGCCGGGCGCACCGACCGCGAGGTCGTCGCCGCCTCGATCGCCGCCGTCGGCCTCGCCGACCGCGCCGACGAGGAGGTCGCCTCGCTCTCCGGCGGGCAGCAGCGCCGGGTGCTCATCGCCCGGGCGCTCGCCGGCCGGCCGGACCTCCTCGTGATGGACGAGCCGACCGCCGGGGTCGACCGCGCGAGCCAGGACGCCCTCGCCGACACCCTGCGCACCCTCGCCGCCGACGGCACCTCGATGCTCATCGTCACCCACGAGCTCGACGCCCTGCGCGACGTCGTCACCCGCATCGTCTGCATGGACGACGGCCACCTCGACTTCGACGGCACGCCACCGGAGTACGCCGCCCACCTCGCGGCGCACGCGCCCGGAGGCGACCACCACCACCACGACCACGCGCCGGTGCGACCCGCCCCGGTCGGCGGCCCGTTCGACGCGCCCCGGGAGGTGCACCCGTGA
- a CDS encoding DNA-3-methyladenine glycosylase 2 family protein, with the protein MPTAPVTEEVVTSPVDVPALRAWVVAHAVDGVETSTSGADGSVLRRPVGESWLEVVLPASGPPVLRSAGPGAAGALEVGRRWLGLDLDPAPGVAALADDPVLGGLVRARPHVRVPGAPDPFAAAVNVVLWQHVSLAAGRVFAGRLAALLPVSPAALAAADPDVLQREVGVTGARARTLVALGAAVAGGLSLEPEADAGLRAVRRAELLALPGVGPWTADLVMMRCLRDPDVFLPGDLVLRKALGGLPAREAARLAEAWAPHRSLAVVHLWTHHALDPR; encoded by the coding sequence GTGCCCACCGCCCCCGTGACCGAGGAGGTCGTGACCTCGCCGGTCGACGTGCCGGCGCTGCGGGCGTGGGTCGTGGCGCACGCCGTCGACGGGGTGGAGACCTCGACCTCCGGCGCGGACGGCAGCGTGCTTCGGCGGCCGGTGGGGGAGTCGTGGCTCGAGGTGGTGCTGCCGGCGTCGGGCCCGCCGGTGCTGCGGTCCGCCGGGCCGGGTGCGGCCGGGGCGCTGGAGGTCGGACGGCGGTGGCTGGGGCTCGACCTCGACCCGGCGCCGGGCGTCGCCGCGCTCGCCGACGACCCCGTGCTGGGCGGGCTGGTGCGGGCGCGGCCCCACGTCCGTGTCCCGGGGGCGCCCGACCCGTTCGCCGCCGCCGTGAACGTCGTGCTCTGGCAGCACGTGTCGCTCGCGGCCGGGCGGGTGTTCGCCGGCCGGCTGGCCGCGCTCCTGCCCGTCTCGCCCGCGGCCCTGGCGGCGGCCGACCCGGACGTGCTGCAGCGCGAGGTGGGGGTGACCGGTGCCCGGGCGCGCACGCTCGTGGCGCTCGGGGCCGCGGTGGCGGGTGGGCTGTCGCTCGAGCCGGAGGCCGACGCCGGTCTGCGGGCGGTCCGGCGGGCGGAGCTGCTCGCGCTGCCGGGGGTCGGTCCGTGGACCGCCGACCTCGTGATGATGCGCTGCCTGCGCGACCCCGACGTCTTCCTGCCCGGCGACCTCGTCCTGCGCAAGGCGCTCGGCGGGCTGCCGGCGCGGGAGGCGGCGCGCCTGGCCGAGGCCTGGGCCCCGCACCGCAGCCTCGCCGTCGTCCACCTCTGGACCCACCACGCCCTCGACCCGCGCTGA
- the recO gene encoding DNA repair protein RecO, which yields MPLYRDEAIVLRTHKLGEADRIVTVLSRRLGKLRVVGKGVRRTRSRFGARLEPGMHIDVQCYEGRTLDTVTQVETLDPWGEAIARDYPAWTAATAVLETCDRLTEEREPALQQYLLLAGALRSLAHREHDAGLVLDAYLLRAMAIGGYAPSFHDCAKCGAPGPHRAFHVAAGGAVCPVCRAPGSTAPHPDTLRLLAALLAGDWALADGADPRQRREGSGLTAAFLQWHLERGIRSLRMVER from the coding sequence GTGCCCCTCTACCGCGACGAGGCGATCGTCCTGCGCACCCACAAGCTGGGTGAGGCCGACCGCATCGTCACCGTCCTGTCCCGGCGCCTGGGCAAGCTCCGGGTCGTCGGCAAGGGCGTGCGCCGGACCCGCTCGCGGTTCGGGGCGCGGCTCGAGCCGGGCATGCACATCGACGTCCAGTGCTACGAGGGCCGCACGCTCGACACCGTGACCCAGGTCGAGACGCTCGACCCCTGGGGCGAGGCCATCGCCCGCGACTACCCGGCGTGGACGGCCGCCACCGCGGTCCTCGAGACCTGCGACCGGCTGACCGAGGAGCGCGAGCCCGCCCTCCAGCAGTACCTGCTCCTCGCCGGCGCCCTGCGCAGCCTCGCCCACCGCGAGCACGACGCCGGGCTCGTCCTCGACGCCTACCTCCTGCGGGCGATGGCGATCGGCGGGTACGCCCCGAGCTTCCACGACTGCGCCAAGTGCGGCGCCCCCGGCCCGCACCGTGCCTTCCACGTCGCGGCCGGCGGCGCGGTGTGCCCGGTCTGCCGAGCCCCCGGCTCGACGGCGCCGCACCCCGACACCCTGCGCCTGCTCGCCGCGCTCCTCGCCGGGGACTGGGCGCTCGCCGACGGCGCCGACCCCCGCCAGCGCCGCGAGGGCAGCGGCCTCACCGCGGCCTTCCTCCAGTGGCACCTCGAACGCGGCATCCGCAGCCTCCGTATGGTGGAGCGGTGA
- a CDS encoding SDR family oxidoreductase, whose translation MSEENAQVVAVVGASGVLGGLVARGLQERGATVVAVGRDAGRLGEAVPGAAQVVGEIGDATLGDRLVAHCRDEHGRLDGVVNAAGVVAFGSLVDTDDAVIEELFLTDVIGPLFLARRVLPALAETKGYLANLSAVVAEAPLPGMVAYAAAKAALTAADRALAREARRTGVQVIDLRPPHTETGLATRPLAGATPSLPQGLAPERVAQVVLDAIERRTAEVASGDFA comes from the coding sequence ATGAGCGAGGAGAACGCACAGGTCGTGGCCGTCGTCGGGGCCTCCGGGGTGCTCGGCGGGCTCGTCGCCCGCGGGCTGCAGGAGCGCGGCGCCACCGTCGTGGCCGTCGGTCGCGACGCCGGGCGGCTCGGCGAGGCCGTCCCCGGGGCGGCGCAGGTCGTCGGCGAGATCGGGGACGCCACGCTCGGCGACCGGCTCGTCGCGCACTGCCGGGACGAGCACGGTCGGCTCGACGGGGTCGTCAACGCCGCGGGGGTCGTCGCGTTCGGGTCGCTCGTCGACACCGACGACGCCGTCATCGAGGAGCTCTTCCTCACCGACGTCATCGGCCCGCTCTTCCTCGCGCGCCGGGTGCTGCCGGCGCTCGCGGAGACCAAGGGGTACCTCGCGAACCTCAGCGCCGTCGTCGCCGAGGCGCCGCTGCCCGGGATGGTCGCCTACGCCGCGGCGAAGGCCGCCCTGACCGCCGCGGACCGCGCGCTGGCCCGCGAGGCGCGCCGCACCGGGGTGCAGGTCATCGACCTGCGGCCGCCGCACACCGAGACCGGGCTCGCGACCCGGCCGCTCGCGGGCGCCACGCCGTCGCTGCCGCAGGGGCTGGCGCCGGAGCGCGTCGCCCAGGTCGTGCTCGACGCGATCGAGCGGCGCACGGCCGAGGTCGCGTCGGGCGACTTCGCCTGA